The following proteins are co-located in the Bombus pascuorum chromosome 3, iyBomPasc1.1, whole genome shotgun sequence genome:
- the LOC132905675 gene encoding serine/threonine-protein phosphatase 6 catalytic subunit: MSDIDKWMELAKECKYLPENDLKKLCDMVCDILLEESNIQPVSTPVTVCGDIHGQFYDLEELFRNGGAVPETNYIFMGDFVDRGYYSVETFTRLLTLKAKWSDRITLLRGNHESRQITHVYGFYDECQNKYGNANAWKYCCKVFDLLAVAALIDEQVLCVHGGLSPAIKTLDQIRTIERNQEIPHKGAFCDLVWSDPEDVESWTISPRGAGWLFGSKVTYEFMEINDLKLICRAHQLVHEGYRYMFNDKLVTVWSAPNYCYRCGNVASILQFTTVDQRNPVLFQAVPDSERVIPPLTITPYFL; encoded by the exons ATGTCAGACATCGATAAATGGATGGAACTTGCAAAAGAGTGCAAGTATCTTCCTGAAAATGACCTTAag AAACTTTGTGACATGGTATGTGACATATTATTAGAGGAGTCTAATATTCAACCAGTATCTACTCCGGTAACAGTATGTGGAGATATTCACGGCCAG ttttaCGATCTAGAAGAATTATTCCGTAATGGAGGCGCTGTGCcagaaacaaattatatatttatgggAGATTTTGTAGATAGAGGGTATTATAGCGTAGAAACATTTACTCGCCTACTCACACTTAAAGCTAAATGGTCTGATAGAATAACATTACTTCGAGGAAATCACGAATCCAGACAAATCACTCATGTTTATGGTTTTTATG ATGAATGTCAAAACAAATATGGCAATGCAAATGCATGGAAATACTGTTGTAAGGTGTTCGACTTACTTGCAGTTGCTGCT ttaattGACGAACAAGTACTTTGTGTACATGGTGGATTGTCTCCAGCCATTAAAACATTAGATCAAATTAGAACGATTGAAAGAAATCAAGAAATTCCGCATAAAG GTGCTTTTTGTGATTTGGTTTGGTCAGATCCAGAAGATGTTGAATCATGGACTATTAGTCCACGTGGAGCAGGTTGGTTATTTGGAAGTAAAGTAACATATGAATTTATGGAAATCAACGATCTTAAACTTATTTGTAGAGCTCATCAATTGGTTCATGAAG GTTATAGGTACATGTTTAATGATAAGCTTGTAACAGTATGGTCAGCTCCAAATTATTGTTATCGTTGTGGTAACGTAGCTAGTATTTTACAGTTTACAACTGTCGATCAAAGAAACCCAGTGCTATTTCAGGCAGTGCCTGATTCTGAAAGAGTAATTCCACCTTTAACTATTACACCATACTTTTTGTGA